A genomic window from Phoenix dactylifera cultivar Barhee BC4 chromosome 7, palm_55x_up_171113_PBpolish2nd_filt_p, whole genome shotgun sequence includes:
- the LOC103707762 gene encoding fructokinase-1-like isoform X1, with product MENRQADRCLVVSFGEMLIDFVPTVAGVSLAEAPGFLKAPGGAPANVAVAVTRLGGRSAFVGKLGDDVFGRMLAAILRDNGVVDAGITFDSGARTALAFVTLRKDGEREFMFYRNPSADMLLTESELNLDLIRSAAVFHFGSISLIAEPCRSAHLRAMEVAKEAGALLSYDVNLRLLLWPSPAEAREQIMSIWDQADIIKVSDVELEFLTDEASVEDEVAMKLWQPNLKLLLVTIGKKGCKYYTKDFHGAVESFAVQQVDTTGAGDAFIGSLLRKIVEDKSALQVSNMATIIILYQDENKLREILRFANACGAITATKKGAIPSFPNESEVMQLLERV from the exons ATGGAGAACCGCCAGGCCGACCGGTGCCTGGTTGTGAGCTTCGGCGAGATGCTCATCGACTTCGTGCCGACGGTCGCCGGCGTGTCGCTGGCCGAGGCCCCCGGGTTCCTGAAGGCCCCCGGCGGCGCTCCGGCCAACGTCGCCGTCGCCGTCACCCGGCTCGGCGGCCGCTCCGCATTCGTCGGAAAGCTCGGCGACGACGTGTTCGGCCGCATGCTGGCGGCGATCCTCCGCGACAACGGCGTCGTCGACGCCGGCATCACGTTCGACTCCGGCGCACGCACCGCGCTCGCCTTCGTCACCCTCCGCAAAGACGGCGAGCGCGAGTTCATGTTCTACCGCAACCCGAGCGCCGACATGCTTCTCACCGAGTCCGAGCTCAATCTTGATCTCATCAGAAGC GCTGCAGTTTTCCACTTTGGATCGATAAGCTTGATTGCGGAGCCCTGCAGATCCGCGCATTTGAGAGCAATGGAGGTGGCGAAGGAAGCTGGTGCACTACTCTCCTACGACGTGAATCTCCGATTGCTGCTATGGCCGTCGCCGGCGGAGGCCCGAGAGCAGATCATGAGCATATGGGACCAGGCCGACATCATCAAGGTCAGCGATGTCGAGCTGGAATTCCTTACCGACGAGGCGTCGGTCGAAGATGAGGTAGCCATGAAGCTCTGGCAGCCAAATCTGAAGCTTCTCTTGGTCACCATTGGCAAGAAGGGATGCAAATACTACACAAAG GATTTCCATGGAGCAGTCGAATCCTTCGCCGTCCAGCAAGTGGACACAACAGGGGCAGGTGATGCATTCATTGGTTCCCTGCTCCGAAAGATCGTCGAGGACAAATCAGCTTTGCAAGTGAGCAATATGGCAACCATCATAATTTTGTATCAA GATGAGAATAAATTGAGGGAAATACTGAGATTTGCGAATGCATGTGGGGCAATCACTGCTACCAAGAAAGGAGCAATTCCTTCTttcccaaatgaatcagaagtcATGCAATTGCTGGAAAGAGTGTGA
- the LOC103707762 gene encoding fructokinase-1-like isoform X2, producing MENRQADRCLVVSFGEMLIDFVPTVAGVSLAEAPGFLKAPGGAPANVAVAVTRLGGRSAFVGKLGDDVFGRMLAAILRDNGVVDAGITFDSGARTALAFVTLRKDGEREFMFYRNPSADMLLTESELNLDLIRSAAVFHFGSISLIAEPCRSAHLRAMEVAKEAGALLSYDVNLRLLLWPSPAEAREQIMSIWDQADIIKVSDVELEFLTDEASVEDEVAMKLWQPNLKLLLVTIGKKGCKYYTKDFHGAVESFAVQQVDTTGAGDAFIGSLLRKIVEDKSALQDENKLREILRFANACGAITATKKGAIPSFPNESEVMQLLERV from the exons ATGGAGAACCGCCAGGCCGACCGGTGCCTGGTTGTGAGCTTCGGCGAGATGCTCATCGACTTCGTGCCGACGGTCGCCGGCGTGTCGCTGGCCGAGGCCCCCGGGTTCCTGAAGGCCCCCGGCGGCGCTCCGGCCAACGTCGCCGTCGCCGTCACCCGGCTCGGCGGCCGCTCCGCATTCGTCGGAAAGCTCGGCGACGACGTGTTCGGCCGCATGCTGGCGGCGATCCTCCGCGACAACGGCGTCGTCGACGCCGGCATCACGTTCGACTCCGGCGCACGCACCGCGCTCGCCTTCGTCACCCTCCGCAAAGACGGCGAGCGCGAGTTCATGTTCTACCGCAACCCGAGCGCCGACATGCTTCTCACCGAGTCCGAGCTCAATCTTGATCTCATCAGAAGC GCTGCAGTTTTCCACTTTGGATCGATAAGCTTGATTGCGGAGCCCTGCAGATCCGCGCATTTGAGAGCAATGGAGGTGGCGAAGGAAGCTGGTGCACTACTCTCCTACGACGTGAATCTCCGATTGCTGCTATGGCCGTCGCCGGCGGAGGCCCGAGAGCAGATCATGAGCATATGGGACCAGGCCGACATCATCAAGGTCAGCGATGTCGAGCTGGAATTCCTTACCGACGAGGCGTCGGTCGAAGATGAGGTAGCCATGAAGCTCTGGCAGCCAAATCTGAAGCTTCTCTTGGTCACCATTGGCAAGAAGGGATGCAAATACTACACAAAG GATTTCCATGGAGCAGTCGAATCCTTCGCCGTCCAGCAAGTGGACACAACAGGGGCAGGTGATGCATTCATTGGTTCCCTGCTCCGAAAGATCGTCGAGGACAAATCAGCTTTGCAA GATGAGAATAAATTGAGGGAAATACTGAGATTTGCGAATGCATGTGGGGCAATCACTGCTACCAAGAAAGGAGCAATTCCTTCTttcccaaatgaatcagaagtcATGCAATTGCTGGAAAGAGTGTGA